A window of Synechococcus sp. MEDNS5 contains these coding sequences:
- a CDS encoding NAD(P)/FAD-dependent oxidoreductase → MAGERFYLELEPPEERLRHAPHVVIVGGGFAGVRACKALANADVRISLIDKRNFNLFQPLLYQVATGLVSRGDVATPLRQLVGRQRNVQVLLGEVTQINPEGKQIVFNGKAYGYDYLVLATGSGSTFFGHENWRTFAPPMKILEHAEEIRRRLLMAMEQAEQTPDPEARRFLQTVVIVGGGPTGCEMAGATSELMRNAMRREFRQLNPADTRIILVDPGDRVLRAMPEALSQAAQETLEALGVEMLFKGRVQTMQPGEVTVGTPDGDQRLQAATVIWTAGVRPSHLGKKLADAIGCETDRRGRVIVEPDFSVQGHPEIRVVGDLCSYKHTRDGNPLPGMAGPATQAGGFVGKDIAAMESGQSRPTFSWFDFGSMAVLDRVDAVADLRGFKFKGGIGWLLWAAAHLAFMPDRENRYSLLIKWIFAVVSQSRASMLLTGMPSQHMGLDAPDAAFPMQSGSGPSIAEPGAALRAAMDYYSNQVSGLPTQSESGDSAAAIK, encoded by the coding sequence ATGGCTGGTGAGCGTTTCTACCTCGAGCTAGAGCCCCCTGAAGAACGCCTGCGCCACGCCCCCCACGTGGTGATTGTTGGCGGCGGCTTCGCCGGCGTCAGAGCCTGCAAGGCCCTCGCCAATGCCGACGTTCGCATCAGCTTGATCGACAAACGCAACTTCAATCTGTTTCAGCCGCTTCTGTACCAGGTGGCCACCGGGCTGGTCTCCCGCGGGGATGTGGCAACGCCCCTGCGGCAGCTGGTTGGACGGCAGCGCAACGTGCAGGTGCTGTTGGGTGAAGTGACCCAGATCAACCCTGAAGGCAAGCAGATCGTTTTCAACGGCAAGGCCTACGGCTACGACTATCTCGTTCTTGCCACCGGTTCAGGCAGCACGTTCTTCGGCCATGAAAACTGGCGCACCTTCGCGCCACCGATGAAGATCCTCGAGCACGCTGAAGAAATCCGCCGGCGGCTGCTGATGGCGATGGAGCAGGCGGAACAGACCCCTGACCCAGAAGCGCGTCGTTTCCTGCAAACCGTTGTGATCGTGGGCGGCGGCCCCACGGGCTGCGAAATGGCAGGCGCCACCTCGGAACTGATGCGCAATGCCATGCGCCGTGAGTTCCGCCAGCTCAATCCGGCTGACACTCGCATCATCCTGGTGGATCCGGGCGACCGTGTGCTGAGGGCGATGCCGGAAGCGCTGTCTCAAGCTGCCCAGGAAACCCTTGAGGCCCTTGGCGTGGAAATGCTCTTCAAGGGTCGGGTGCAGACGATGCAGCCCGGCGAGGTGACCGTGGGCACACCCGATGGAGACCAACGCCTTCAGGCCGCCACTGTGATCTGGACAGCCGGTGTGCGCCCCTCCCATCTCGGGAAGAAATTGGCCGACGCCATCGGCTGCGAAACCGACCGGCGCGGACGGGTGATCGTGGAACCGGACTTCTCGGTGCAAGGGCACCCGGAAATTCGCGTGGTTGGCGACCTCTGCTCCTACAAGCACACCCGGGACGGCAATCCCCTGCCTGGAATGGCGGGACCCGCCACCCAGGCCGGCGGCTTCGTTGGCAAAGACATCGCCGCCATGGAGAGTGGACAATCACGTCCAACGTTCAGCTGGTTCGACTTCGGCAGCATGGCTGTGCTCGACCGGGTGGACGCGGTCGCCGATCTACGCGGTTTCAAGTTCAAAGGGGGCATCGGCTGGCTGCTCTGGGCTGCCGCGCACCTCGCCTTCATGCCCGATCGAGAAAACCGTTACAGCCTGTTGATCAAATGGATCTTTGCGGTGGTGTCGCAGTCGAGAGCATCGATGCTGCTCACGGGGATGCCCAGTCAGCACATGGGACTGGACGCCCCGGATGCTGCATTCCCAATGCAGTCTGGATCGGGCCCTTCGATCGCCGAACCCGGTGCTGCATTACGGGCCGCGATGGATTACTACTCCAACCAGGTGTCCGGTCTCCCCACTCAGAGCGAAAGCGGTGACTCCGCAGCCGCCATCAAGTAA
- the crtR gene encoding beta-carotene hydroxylase, translated as MTQAFVQPEMPVAEVRLRSVPKQFVDPPAAWNPTVGLFLGGYALAALTIWGWFSAGWPLPVMLVTGFLALHLEGTVVHDACHKSAHPVPWVNQLMGHGSALLLGFSFPVFTRVHLEHHAHVNDPKNDPDHIVSTFGPLWLIAPRFFYHEVFFFQRKLWKRWELMQWGFERAVFFTIVAAAVSFDFLPFIFNCWFAPALMVGVTLGLFFDYLPHRPFTSRNRWTNARIYPGRLMNWLIMGQNYHLVHHLWPSVPWFEYKPAYEATKPLLDAKGSPQRLGIFETRADGANFLYDILVGVRSHKHRRGKMRRAARFIPGRALQRTWLGFVDRIAIKTQPRRPHSP; from the coding sequence ATGACCCAGGCTTTCGTACAACCTGAAATGCCTGTTGCGGAGGTTCGTTTGCGTTCTGTTCCCAAACAGTTTGTAGACCCTCCTGCGGCCTGGAATCCCACGGTGGGCTTGTTTCTGGGCGGTTATGCCCTGGCTGCGCTCACCATCTGGGGCTGGTTTTCAGCCGGTTGGCCGTTGCCGGTGATGTTGGTCACTGGCTTTCTGGCGTTGCACCTGGAAGGAACCGTGGTTCACGACGCTTGCCATAAATCGGCCCATCCCGTGCCTTGGGTGAATCAATTGATGGGGCATGGGTCGGCGTTGTTGCTGGGTTTCAGTTTTCCGGTTTTCACGCGGGTGCACCTCGAGCACCACGCCCATGTGAACGATCCGAAGAATGATCCCGACCACATCGTGAGCACCTTTGGCCCGCTGTGGTTGATCGCTCCGCGATTTTTCTATCACGAGGTTTTTTTCTTTCAGCGCAAGCTCTGGAAGCGCTGGGAGCTGATGCAGTGGGGCTTCGAGCGTGCCGTGTTCTTCACAATCGTTGCCGCTGCGGTCAGCTTTGATTTCCTGCCATTCATCTTCAACTGCTGGTTCGCGCCGGCCCTGATGGTGGGTGTCACCCTTGGGCTTTTCTTCGACTACCTGCCCCATCGCCCCTTCACGTCCAGGAATCGTTGGACGAACGCCCGGATCTACCCAGGCAGGCTGATGAACTGGCTGATCATGGGTCAGAACTATCACCTCGTGCACCATCTCTGGCCCTCAGTGCCCTGGTTTGAGTACAAGCCCGCCTACGAGGCCACCAAACCCCTCCTGGATGCCAAAGGTTCACCGCAACGGCTTGGAATTTTTGAAACCCGTGCGGATGGCGCCAATTTCCTCTACGACATTCTTGTGGGGGTGCGCAGTCACAAGCACCGCAGAGGGAAGATGCGCCGCGCTGCTCGCTTTATTCCTGGCCGCGCTTTGCAGCGCACTTGGTTGGGCTTTGTGGACCGCATCGCCATCAAAACCCAGCCACGCCGGCCTCACTCTCCCTGA
- a CDS encoding DNA-3-methyladenine glycosylase, translating to MAIALSEFSSLSHTFFCRPAEVVAPELIGCLLVKRQETGELLWGVIVETEAYSQEEPACHGYRRRSPQNETLFGEPGRFYVYVSYGIHHCVNVVTDRAGWANGVLLRAVALPGEPERVAAGPGLLARRFGIDRQMDGCSACKGKDLWIAPRLSNLLEPVLFTTTRIGIARGQELPWRWYLQASRSVSKRAKGDRKPLLEAAYQPSAAWANGSPPSKLQQSERTPS from the coding sequence ATGGCCATTGCTTTATCTGAGTTCTCTTCCCTCTCTCACACCTTCTTCTGTCGCCCTGCCGAGGTGGTTGCCCCTGAGTTGATTGGCTGCCTGCTGGTGAAACGCCAAGAGACTGGTGAGTTGCTTTGGGGCGTGATTGTGGAAACGGAGGCGTATTCCCAGGAGGAGCCCGCCTGCCACGGCTATCGGCGCAGGAGCCCTCAAAACGAAACCCTGTTTGGCGAGCCTGGGCGGTTTTATGTGTATGTGAGTTATGGCATCCACCACTGCGTGAATGTGGTCACCGATCGGGCTGGCTGGGCCAACGGTGTGTTGCTTAGGGCCGTGGCGCTGCCTGGTGAACCTGAGCGTGTGGCGGCGGGGCCTGGGCTGCTGGCCCGTCGCTTCGGGATCGACCGGCAGATGGATGGTTGCTCTGCCTGCAAAGGGAAGGATCTCTGGATTGCCCCGCGTCTTTCAAATCTGCTTGAGCCAGTGCTGTTCACCACCACCCGCATCGGGATTGCCAGAGGCCAGGAGCTGCCATGGCGCTGGTATCTCCAGGCGAGCCGCAGCGTGAGCAAACGGGCCAAGGGAGACCGCAAGCCGCTGCTGGAGGCTGCATACCAGCCCAGTGCCGCCTGGGCGAATGGATCACCTCCCTCTAAACTTCAGCAGAGTGAGCGGACGCCCAGTTGA
- a CDS encoding DUF565 domain-containing protein, with amino-acid sequence MTARLQSTRLQRSLGEASTRLDHWATNPWRRISLLLIALTGSFMLGNGIAAISGSLNLMDPLASMLTVGVLEVMVRVRRHWARDHQTHLGRQLLDMVRIGLLYGLLLEGFKLL; translated from the coding sequence ATGACCGCCCGTCTTCAGTCAACCAGGCTTCAACGCAGCCTTGGTGAGGCCTCGACCCGTCTCGATCATTGGGCGACTAATCCCTGGCGTCGCATCTCCCTGCTCCTGATCGCCTTGACGGGAAGTTTCATGCTGGGCAACGGAATCGCCGCGATTTCCGGATCTTTGAATTTGATGGATCCGCTGGCATCGATGCTCACCGTGGGCGTGCTGGAGGTGATGGTGCGGGTGAGGCGTCATTGGGCTCGGGACCACCAGACCCATCTGGGAAGGCAGCTTCTCGACATGGTCCGGATCGGTCTTCTCTATGGGCTTCTGCTCGAGGGATTCAAGCTGCTCTGA
- a CDS encoding Ycf66 family protein → MLATLAGDLCLVLGLAVLVLPLLVTELSRPRDGVWGAVVLLLGLVLVTSSDRLRGAPMLAVVCAGLLISRLGSEVAQARWQQLSPEEQQRLKSSERWSTSLQQLTATSSTLLSNAGQALGSLKPKAPAADRPEGSSRTGKRWVRPEPESAAGKAEAAKAEAPAQKAAEPRTPDPEAATPPSEDG, encoded by the coding sequence ATGCTGGCCACCCTTGCAGGAGATCTCTGTCTGGTGTTGGGCCTGGCGGTGCTGGTGCTTCCGCTTCTGGTCACGGAACTGAGCAGACCGCGCGATGGAGTGTGGGGTGCCGTGGTTCTGCTGCTGGGGCTTGTGCTGGTGACCAGCAGCGACCGCCTCCGGGGAGCACCGATGCTGGCGGTGGTTTGCGCAGGGCTGCTGATCAGCCGCCTCGGAAGCGAAGTGGCTCAGGCCCGCTGGCAGCAGCTGAGCCCCGAGGAGCAGCAGCGATTGAAATCCAGTGAGCGCTGGTCCACCAGCCTGCAGCAGCTCACCGCAACATCGAGCACGTTGCTGAGCAATGCCGGCCAGGCCCTGGGCAGCCTCAAGCCCAAAGCGCCAGCCGCTGACCGCCCTGAAGGCAGCAGCCGCACAGGCAAGCGCTGGGTCAGGCCCGAACCGGAGTCTGCAGCAGGCAAAGCTGAAGCAGCCAAAGCTGAAGCACCTGCCCAAAAAGCAGCGGAACCGAGAACGCCTGATCCAGAAGCCGCAACCCCACCCAGCGAAGACGGATAA
- a CDS encoding queuosine precursor transporter yields MLAAMDASIQARRDFVFLTLAGLFLGTLGMLNILGLTRFLELGHIGSWPIVVAVGALPYPITFLCTDLISELWGEKRAGQVVWVGLLLNGWVVLILWLGGLLPGVEGAPDSTFFEIQRLAFGSVLASMAAYLTAQFVDVRLFHFWKQFSGGRALWLRNNGSTLVSQLVDTSAVVLISHYASGVLPVRPGEPVAPQLVSFIASGYLFKAMAALIDTMPFIWITGWLRQWLAVPRTGSEIGGDHDPTMQGMTTESSLPGLDKRM; encoded by the coding sequence ATGCTCGCAGCGATGGACGCCTCAATCCAGGCACGCCGCGACTTTGTCTTTTTAACTCTGGCGGGGTTGTTCCTCGGCACTCTGGGGATGCTCAACATCCTCGGACTCACCCGCTTCCTCGAACTGGGGCACATCGGGTCGTGGCCGATCGTGGTGGCCGTTGGCGCCTTGCCGTATCCGATCACCTTCCTATGCACGGATCTGATCAGTGAGTTGTGGGGTGAAAAAAGAGCCGGCCAGGTGGTGTGGGTTGGCCTGCTGCTCAACGGCTGGGTCGTGCTGATTCTCTGGCTGGGCGGCTTGCTGCCCGGCGTTGAAGGCGCTCCGGATTCCACATTCTTCGAAATTCAGAGACTGGCGTTCGGCTCCGTGCTGGCCTCCATGGCGGCCTATCTCACAGCCCAGTTCGTGGACGTGCGCCTCTTCCATTTCTGGAAACAGTTCAGCGGCGGACGGGCGCTCTGGCTGCGCAACAACGGCTCAACCCTGGTGAGTCAACTGGTGGACACCAGCGCTGTGGTGCTGATCAGCCACTACGCCTCCGGCGTGCTGCCCGTTCGCCCCGGGGAACCGGTGGCTCCGCAGCTGGTGTCATTCATCGCCAGCGGCTATCTGTTCAAGGCCATGGCCGCACTGATCGACACCATGCCCTTCATCTGGATCACCGGCTGGCTGCGCCAGTGGTTGGCCGTGCCTCGCACCGGCAGTGAGATCGGCGGAGATCACGATCCCACCATGCAGGGCATGACAACAGAGTCATCCCTGCCAGGCTTGGACAAACGAATGTGA
- a CDS encoding aspartate carbamoyltransferase catalytic subunit, producing MSAWTHRHILDLSTFSREDYAAVLELAHRFSAMPVTGARRLPALQGRLVATLFFEPSTRTRSSFELAAKRLSADVSSFSPSSSSLSKGESLLDTARTYVAMGADVLVVRHRCTGVPRQLAEALEGTGERTVVLNGGDGLHSHPSQGLLDLYTLAQHFDPSHPLPEALRGRRIVIVGDVLHSRVARSNLWALTACGADVILCGPPSLVPDAFAQFVAQPPPGQSSDPVANRGALTVVRNLDDALAGADAVMTLRLQKERMRQHMLTSLDRYHRDFGLSHERLQACPVAIPVLHPGPVNRGVEMSGALLDDLSANRVEDQVRNGIPIRMALLYLMAAAESPLSL from the coding sequence TTGAGCGCGTGGACCCACCGCCACATCCTCGATCTCTCCACCTTCTCCAGGGAGGATTACGCGGCCGTTCTGGAGCTGGCCCATCGGTTCAGCGCGATGCCGGTCACTGGCGCGCGGCGGCTGCCGGCGCTCCAGGGGCGGCTGGTGGCCACCCTCTTCTTTGAACCCAGCACCCGCACCCGCAGCAGCTTTGAGCTGGCAGCCAAGCGGTTGTCTGCCGACGTCTCCAGTTTCTCGCCCTCAAGCAGTTCGCTCAGTAAGGGAGAGTCCCTTCTCGATACGGCACGCACCTATGTCGCCATGGGCGCGGATGTGCTGGTGGTGCGCCACCGCTGCACTGGCGTGCCTAGGCAGTTGGCCGAAGCCCTCGAAGGCACGGGCGAGCGCACCGTTGTGCTCAACGGGGGGGATGGCCTGCACAGCCATCCAAGCCAGGGGCTGCTTGATCTCTACACCTTGGCGCAGCATTTCGATCCCAGTCATCCGCTGCCGGAAGCCCTGCGCGGACGCCGCATCGTGATCGTGGGAGATGTGCTGCATTCCCGGGTGGCGCGCTCCAATCTCTGGGCCCTCACCGCCTGCGGCGCGGATGTGATTCTCTGCGGCCCGCCAAGTTTGGTGCCTGACGCCTTTGCGCAGTTCGTTGCGCAGCCGCCACCTGGCCAATCCTCAGACCCTGTTGCCAACCGGGGAGCGTTGACGGTTGTGCGCAATCTTGATGATGCGCTTGCCGGAGCCGATGCGGTGATGACCCTGCGTCTGCAGAAGGAGCGCATGCGCCAGCACATGCTCACCAGCCTGGATCGCTATCACCGCGATTTCGGGCTCAGCCATGAGCGGCTGCAGGCCTGCCCGGTTGCGATCCCTGTGCTCCACCCAGGCCCAGTGAACCGGGGTGTGGAGATGAGCGGTGCCCTTCTCGATGATCTGAGCGCCAATCGTGTGGAGGATCAGGTGCGCAACGGCATCCCGATCCGCATGGCGCTGCTTTACTTGATGGCGGCTGCGGAGTCACCGCTTTCGCTCTGA
- the ileS gene encoding isoleucine--tRNA ligase: MSKETRDAAEGRPSYKDTLNLLQTGFGMRANAVKREPELQTFWSENGIDGQLGLQNSGPTFTLHDGPPYANGALHMGHALNKVLKDVINKYQVLRGRKVRYVPGWDCHGLPIELKVLQSMDPEQRQALTPIKLRKKAAAYARKQVDGQMKGFQRWGIWADWEQPYLTLQKEYEAAQIKVFGEMVLKGHIYRGLKPVHWSPSSRTALAEAELEYPDGHTSPSVYVAFPAVEVPSPLREALQSDGIDLPTEAAPLGDALQVAIWTTTPWTLPANLAVSVNERLDYALVDDGNGRMLVVAADLIESLSKTLERPLKRRATVKGAQLAGLTYRHPLLDRTSPVVIGGEYITTESGTGLVHTAPGHGVDDFHTGQKHGLPVLCPVDEAGTLTAEAGPFAGLNVLKDANPAIIEALETAGALLKQEAYGHRYPYDWRTKKPTIFRATEQWFASVEGFRKQALEAIDQVQWTPASGRNRIEAMVKERGDWCISRQRTWGVPIPVFYHRSNGEVLLNADTLAHIETLIAAHGGDVWWEKDEAALLPPAYADQADQWRKGTDTMDVWFDSGSSWAAVTSQRETLNYPSDLYLEGSDQHRGWFQSSLLTSVAVNGKAPYKRVLTHGFALDEKGRKMSKSLGNVVDPMVIIEGGNNQKQEPAYGADVLRLWVSSVDYSADVPIGAGILRQLADVYRKVRNTSRYLLGNLHDFTPETDAIAVADLPLLDRWMLQRTAEVMDEITEAFESYEFFRFFQLLQNFCVTDLSNFYLDIAKDRLYVSAPADQRRRSCQTVMALIIERLAGLIAPVLCHMAEDIWQNLPYAVNEASVFQRGWPTAPDSWRDASLNEPMQQLRELRASVNKVLEDCRSRQELGASLEASVRLEAHSTSLQSALQWLNNHGHPEVDGLRDWLLVSQLQIGGEPWAELLANQDDDVAIIEVARARGSKCERCWHYESDVGQHADHPHLCGRCVSVLGRL; the protein is encoded by the coding sequence GTGAGCAAGGAGACCCGCGACGCCGCCGAGGGACGTCCCTCCTACAAGGACACGCTCAACCTGCTGCAAACAGGCTTTGGCATGCGTGCCAATGCGGTGAAGCGGGAGCCGGAACTGCAGACCTTCTGGAGCGAGAACGGCATTGATGGGCAGCTGGGGCTCCAAAACAGTGGCCCCACGTTCACCCTCCACGACGGGCCTCCCTACGCCAACGGTGCCCTGCACATGGGCCATGCCCTGAACAAGGTGCTCAAGGACGTGATCAACAAATACCAAGTACTGCGGGGCCGCAAGGTGCGCTACGTGCCGGGCTGGGACTGCCACGGCCTGCCGATCGAACTCAAGGTGCTGCAGTCGATGGATCCGGAACAGCGCCAGGCGCTGACGCCGATCAAGCTGCGCAAGAAAGCTGCTGCTTACGCCCGCAAGCAGGTGGATGGCCAGATGAAGGGCTTCCAGCGCTGGGGCATCTGGGCCGATTGGGAGCAGCCTTATCTCACGCTGCAGAAGGAGTACGAAGCCGCCCAGATCAAGGTGTTCGGCGAGATGGTGCTCAAGGGGCACATCTACAGGGGCCTGAAGCCGGTGCACTGGAGTCCCAGTTCCCGCACCGCCCTGGCCGAGGCCGAACTGGAATATCCCGACGGCCACACCAGCCCCAGCGTGTATGTGGCGTTTCCAGCGGTGGAAGTCCCCTCCCCCCTGCGGGAGGCCCTGCAGAGCGATGGCATCGACCTGCCCACTGAGGCGGCTCCCCTGGGCGATGCCCTGCAGGTGGCGATCTGGACCACCACTCCCTGGACGCTTCCGGCCAACCTGGCGGTGTCGGTTAACGAACGGCTCGACTACGCCCTGGTCGACGATGGCAACGGCCGAATGCTGGTGGTGGCAGCCGATCTGATCGAATCGCTCTCCAAAACCCTGGAGCGCCCCCTCAAGCGTCGCGCCACGGTGAAGGGGGCTCAGCTTGCCGGGCTCACCTACCGGCATCCGCTGCTGGATCGCACCAGCCCAGTGGTGATCGGCGGCGAGTACATCACCACCGAATCCGGAACAGGCCTTGTGCACACCGCCCCAGGCCACGGCGTCGACGACTTCCACACCGGCCAGAAGCACGGCCTGCCCGTGCTTTGCCCTGTGGATGAAGCCGGCACCCTCACCGCGGAAGCCGGCCCCTTTGCAGGCCTGAACGTGCTCAAAGATGCCAACCCGGCGATCATCGAGGCCCTTGAGACTGCAGGAGCACTGCTCAAGCAGGAGGCCTACGGCCACCGTTATCCCTACGACTGGCGCACCAAAAAGCCCACGATCTTCCGGGCCACTGAACAGTGGTTCGCCTCGGTGGAGGGCTTTCGCAAGCAGGCTCTTGAGGCCATCGATCAAGTGCAGTGGACCCCCGCCTCGGGCCGTAACCGGATCGAAGCGATGGTGAAGGAGCGGGGGGACTGGTGCATCTCCCGCCAGCGCACCTGGGGAGTGCCGATCCCTGTCTTTTACCACCGCAGCAACGGCGAGGTGCTGCTCAACGCCGACACCCTGGCCCACATCGAAACGCTGATCGCCGCCCACGGCGGCGATGTTTGGTGGGAGAAAGACGAAGCGGCTCTGCTACCGCCCGCCTACGCCGACCAGGCCGATCAATGGCGCAAAGGCACCGACACCATGGATGTGTGGTTTGACTCCGGATCCAGCTGGGCCGCGGTGACAAGCCAGAGAGAGACCCTCAACTATCCCTCTGACCTCTACCTGGAGGGATCCGACCAGCATCGCGGTTGGTTCCAGAGTTCCCTGCTCACCTCCGTCGCCGTCAACGGCAAGGCGCCTTACAAGCGGGTGCTCACCCACGGTTTCGCCCTCGATGAGAAAGGCCGCAAGATGAGCAAATCCCTCGGCAATGTGGTCGATCCGATGGTGATCATCGAGGGGGGCAACAACCAGAAGCAGGAGCCTGCCTACGGCGCCGATGTGCTGCGGCTCTGGGTGAGCTCCGTGGATTACTCCGCCGATGTGCCGATTGGCGCCGGAATTCTCAGGCAACTGGCAGACGTGTACCGCAAGGTGCGCAACACCAGCCGATACCTGCTCGGCAACCTGCATGACTTCACCCCGGAAACCGACGCCATTGCCGTGGCCGACCTGCCGCTGCTGGACCGCTGGATGCTGCAGCGCACCGCCGAGGTGATGGATGAGATCACGGAGGCCTTCGAGAGCTACGAGTTTTTCCGTTTCTTCCAACTGCTGCAGAACTTCTGCGTCACCGACCTCTCCAACTTCTACCTCGACATCGCCAAAGATCGGCTGTACGTGAGCGCTCCCGCCGACCAGCGCCGGCGCAGCTGTCAAACCGTGATGGCCTTGATCATCGAACGCCTGGCAGGCTTGATTGCGCCTGTGCTCTGCCATATGGCCGAAGACATCTGGCAAAACCTTCCCTACGCCGTGAACGAGGCCTCGGTCTTCCAACGCGGGTGGCCGACCGCGCCGGACAGTTGGCGCGACGCGTCCCTGAACGAACCGATGCAGCAACTGCGCGAGCTGCGGGCATCCGTGAACAAGGTGCTGGAAGACTGCCGCAGCCGTCAGGAGCTGGGCGCGTCTCTGGAGGCATCGGTTCGCCTTGAGGCCCACAGCACAAGCCTGCAATCCGCTCTGCAGTGGCTCAACAACCATGGCCATCCCGAGGTGGATGGCCTACGCGATTGGCTTTTGGTGTCCCAGTTGCAGATTGGCGGTGAACCCTGGGCGGAACTGCTTGCCAACCAGGACGACGACGTTGCGATCATCGAAGTCGCCCGGGCCCGCGGCAGCAAATGCGAGCGCTGTTGGCATTACGAGAGTGATGTGGGCCAGCATGCCGATCATCCCCATCTCTGCGGCCGCTGCGTCAGCGTGCTTGGGAGGCTTTGA
- the gatC gene encoding Asp-tRNA(Asn)/Glu-tRNA(Gln) amidotransferase subunit GatC, which yields MSNITADDVRKVAHLARLDLPEDTIATYTGQLERILDYVDQLQAVNTEGVPATTRAVEVVNVTREDTVEATEVRDDLLNQAPLREGDFFRVPKILAE from the coding sequence ATGAGCAACATCACGGCCGACGACGTGCGCAAGGTGGCCCATCTGGCCAGGCTCGATCTCCCTGAGGACACCATCGCCACCTACACCGGTCAGCTGGAGCGGATCCTGGATTATGTCGACCAGCTGCAGGCCGTTAATACCGAAGGAGTGCCGGCAACCACCCGCGCTGTGGAAGTGGTCAACGTCACCCGTGAGGACACCGTCGAAGCGACCGAAGTGAGGGACGATCTGCTGAATCAAGCCCCGCTTCGGGAAGGGGATTTCTTCCGTGTCCCGAAGATCCTGGCCGAATGA
- a CDS encoding creatininase family protein → MTPSLPGPVDSTDAIRLALQSWPDVDRYLQSCKGVIIPLGSTEQHGPTGAIGTDALTAEAVALELGRRSGVLVTPVQAFGMAEHHLGFAGTMSLQPATLLAVLHDLVLSLATHGFERILVVNGHGGNIATTRAAFAQAYGTAASRGLEVAPRLRCKLSNWFMAGPVMRRARELYADREGQHATPSEIAVTLHLHRCLQEKQRPLPEAAPCGAIHGPQDFRRRHPDGRMGSDPYLAKPEHGQELLNTAAEALREDLSTFLTAA, encoded by the coding sequence ATGACCCCATCGCTCCCCGGCCCGGTGGACAGTACCGATGCCATTCGCCTGGCCCTGCAGAGCTGGCCGGACGTGGACCGGTACCTGCAGAGCTGCAAAGGCGTGATCATCCCCCTGGGTTCCACCGAACAGCACGGGCCCACCGGTGCCATCGGCACCGATGCGCTCACCGCTGAAGCGGTGGCTCTCGAACTGGGACGCCGCAGCGGTGTGCTGGTCACGCCGGTGCAAGCCTTCGGCATGGCAGAGCACCACCTCGGTTTTGCCGGCACCATGAGCCTTCAACCCGCCACGCTCCTGGCGGTGCTCCATGATCTTGTGCTCTCTCTGGCCACCCATGGATTCGAGCGGATCCTGGTGGTGAATGGGCACGGAGGCAACATCGCCACCACCAGAGCCGCCTTTGCCCAGGCCTACGGCACGGCTGCCAGCCGCGGCCTCGAGGTGGCCCCCAGACTGCGCTGCAAGCTCTCTAACTGGTTCATGGCCGGGCCGGTGATGCGCCGCGCCAGGGAGCTCTACGCAGACCGTGAAGGGCAACACGCCACCCCCAGCGAAATCGCCGTCACCTTGCATCTGCACCGCTGCCTGCAGGAGAAGCAGCGCCCCCTTCCCGAAGCCGCACCCTGCGGGGCCATTCATGGTCCGCAGGACTTCCGCCGCCGTCACCCCGATGGCCGCATGGGATCCGATCCCTATCTGGCCAAGCCTGAGCATGGTCAGGAGCTGCTGAACACAGCCGCGGAGGCGTTGCGCGAGGATCTCAGCACTTTCCTCACCGCCGCATGA
- a CDS encoding DUF3177 family protein → MPDLTTRTLVWLTYRLGATIALGLPLILLIWAGVRRDPALVRLLSIYWKVASLLAISVLLLTDQRPIGYVTAVLAPLLMAGSVWFWVDLNEELADSPPGRALPMTVRIWRWSLTVFAVFAVGMSGSALGCARALEAAECKIWLEAPKGLHRVAERLFDFVFGGQWTEAVAAFIGYVALVAYAVGLLQWLLVRFPRQGRVAGEF, encoded by the coding sequence GTGCCTGATCTCACGACCCGAACCCTGGTGTGGCTGACCTACCGCCTGGGCGCCACGATTGCTCTTGGTCTTCCCTTGATCCTGTTGATCTGGGCTGGAGTTCGCCGTGATCCGGCCCTTGTGCGCCTGCTGAGCATCTACTGGAAGGTGGCCAGCCTTCTGGCCATCAGTGTGCTGTTACTCACCGATCAGCGGCCGATCGGCTACGTCACGGCCGTGCTGGCCCCCTTGCTGATGGCTGGATCGGTGTGGTTCTGGGTGGATCTCAACGAGGAACTGGCCGACAGTCCCCCGGGCCGGGCTCTGCCGATGACCGTGCGCATCTGGCGCTGGTCCCTCACGGTGTTTGCGGTTTTCGCCGTTGGCATGTCCGGGTCGGCGCTGGGTTGTGCCCGCGCACTCGAGGCCGCCGAGTGCAAGATCTGGCTCGAAGCTCCCAAGGGGCTGCACCGGGTTGCGGAACGCCTGTTTGATTTCGTGTTCGGCGGCCAGTGGACGGAAGCCGTTGCCGCCTTCATCGGCTATGTGGCTCTTGTGGCCTATGCCGTGGGCCTGTTGCAGTGGCTGCTGGTGCGCTTCCCGCGCCAGGGTCGGGTGGCCGGAGAGTTCTGA